Below is a window of Montipora foliosa isolate CH-2021 unplaced genomic scaffold, ASM3666993v2 scaffold_352, whole genome shotgun sequence DNA.
GCTTTCCTTTCTTGAGGTGCTCTGCTTGTTTGAGGCCGGGTGCTCTTCTTGCTCGagttgctttgcttgcttgaggtccTCTGCTTTCTTGACTAAGgtactttgcttgcttgaggtgctctGCTTGTTTGAGATGCTTTCCTttcttgaggtgcttgggttgcttgaggtgctgaGATTACTTGAGATGCTTGGCTaccttgggttgcttgaggtgcttaggttgCTCGCGATGCTTGGGTTGCTAGAGTTGCTTAGGTTGCTTGAGGCGCTTGGGCTGCTTGTGGCGCTTTGGTTGCTTGAGGTTCTTATAGGTTGCTCAAGGTGCTTGGGTTGcgtgaggtgcttgggttgcttgaggtgcttgggttgctcaAGGTGCTTCGGGGTTGCTTGAGGTGTTTGGGTTgattgaggtgcttgggttgcctGAGTTGCTTGAGGTACTTAGATTGCTTGCGGCGCTTGGGTTGCTTtggttacttgaggtgcttggatTGCTCTGCTTACTGCTTATTAAATTTATAATGTGCGAGGAACGTGATTTGGTTCCTCTGTATACGTTTTCAGCATTTTACCTAGTTTCGAAATTTGTTAAAAGCTCATGTTTTCTCTGCAACCCGCTAGAGTTCCTTTCCAGCTATTGTAAGAGTAAATCTTTGGCTTTTATACGTAGCAATGAAATTTCACTGAGGATACCCTGGATACCTACCTCCAACTTATCGCACTCTTCAGTAATTGCGACTTTGGGTGGGAGGGGCGGTGGGAGGGGCGGAATGCAATGCTAGTTTTGTTACGTTACATTACGTCAAACAAATAAAGGAACGAAAGGCCCGTCTTTGCTCTATTAATTGCTAAgtacctcaagcaacccaagcaccgaGTCAAGCAAtttaagcacctcaagcaatccAATCATCTCAAGAAACCAAAGCAACTCAAGCGCCTCAAGCACCCCAAGCATCTTAAGCAATCTAAGCATCGCAATCAACCCAAGCGCCACAGCAATCAAAGCAACTCAgtaaagcaagcaaagcacctcaagcaagtaaagcacctcaagcaagcagaGCACCTCAACCAAGCACAACACCCAAGCGAGCATTGAAAGAATCTCAAGCAAGGAAAGCATCTTAAgcaagccaagcacctcaagcaagcaaaggaCCTCAAAGCATCTGAAGAAAGTAAAACAAGTGAGAAAAGCCGCTGAAGAAAGTAAGTGGAACGAATTATATAGACAACTATATGATATGATCGAGTTTCTTTGCTCGAAATCTCACTTCAGAGTGTTGTAATCTCACTTGTCATTTTAATTTGTCAAAACACTTAATCCCATTCAACCTACTCATCCCATCTTTGCCTTTTCTCATTCAAATACCAGTCCCAGGGTGAAAACAGGAGGCTGAAAGGACAAAAAGATGGAAATGGTATCATGGTTTAAGATCGGCTGTATAGCGCATGAAAGAAACTCAAATCTAAAACCTGATGGCTGAAGATGTATACATTTCTTTATCACCAACTGTGACTAGActgaaataaaataatgtatgtatctgaagtgtgggttatagacgaaagagtgAAATGATCTTCGCACTCATCTGCcgtggacaatttgagcaataattaatattattgtcttttATAGACATCTGACAAATTCaggagcccaacaaattgacctgatcACAACTGAGTgggttcatagctcagttaaCGTTGGTAGAGCatcattgcaccggcatcacagagATTATGGGTTATGAATCCCATTGAAGCTACTTGAAATTTTCAGATGTCTATTATATGAGACAATATTATTACTCAAATTGTGCCGTGATAAGTGCAAAGATCACTTCAGTCTTTTGTGATTAGACTGTTTCAATATGTGATAAACAGGTCTAACTTTTTCACTAATAACTGATTCACACAACACTTGATTGAGTTACTGTCATGAAATGAGTCTTAATCGAGTagttttaacccattcacccctaaaccagtCTTACCCGGACATACTTAGtatttttacttgtcaatggggaacccccaggatgtcccattaaccttgaTAGTCAGGAAAACGAGAGCAAATGCAAGTGAAAAGCAAGTGGGGGCTTGGTTTGAGGCGAGTCCTTAAAGTACTCTGGATTCACTCCTGAGGAgccatccaaaaaaaaaaaaaagaaagaaaagcaattgaaaacaaaacaacagggGGTGCAGAGACCTTATAAATATTCCAGGTATTTGACACTTTTTGTACAGGGCAGAGAATTTTTAAGACAATGATCAGAGCTTTGATAATTTATATCCTTCACATTTTGAAGCAAATCAACTTCTGTTGACTTTTTCTTGGCCTGACACCTTTAAATAGGTGACAGTGCATTTCTTGAAGAACCCTTAAATTCTCTGTAAACCCCTCCACGGATAACTTGAGTCAAAATGCCATCTACAGACGATTTTgtcataaaattttatttttttgtgtgcGCATAGAAATAAAATTTCACAATATCAAGCaagcaagggctacgggtcaatagcccatgaggcgaagtcgaatgggctattgacccgtggcccctTGAGGGCGAAGCTAGGGtccaattgttttagtatcacccaactacagtgtagtcggacagaaaaggcaataataaaattagcaaatgcaagttgaagaaatatttttttgggaataaaacaaaagatagtgtcatgcttttcgctactcgaggacaattactaatagtcctctagtagcgcagccaatcaaaatgcaggatttgcattagtccactagttgggtgatactaaaaactGTTAGACaagtaggccccatctcacaagcATGGTTCATAAACTTGAACAAGTTAATTATGTACCTCTCATGCTACATACATACCATGATTGGCCAATTCAGCAACCCATATTCTAGAAGAATTGTTCCAAAGTTTTCTTGGGCATTTCTGCATGCAGAGCTCAGTGACAATTTGCACAATTATACTTACGGTACTAGTAAGATTCCATTTgcatttcatttctttaaatATCCAGGACATTTTCAAGAGCACCACCTCTGTTTTTTGATGACCATTGATTATCACCTTGGATTTATCAGTCATGCTGGGATGACTGATACTAAAATATAGAGCTTAgttcaataataaatttactACTTTTAATCTTGAGCAAAATCTCTGTTATCGTTCTACCCAACTTGATTACCTCTGCTATATTTGGGTGGAGAACTTGTAAACAGTAATTaagaaataaagttgttgttgagGATGCATAAAAAGCAGGTGAGAACCAGACTACCTTAATTTTATAATGacttttttgtcttttacagAAAATGACCATAAATAATATGTGACCTGTAGATCCTGAAACATTTGGGATTAGTTATTTCAACAAAGTTTAATAGCCAAGTTCTATTGTTCACGGCTGATCAAAGTACTCAAGGGACATTCATTGGGTATTAACTTCATGCTCGTTCACATATatagcaaaaaaataaataaataaataaaccatgGTTAACTATTGTTTTGAAGACATTGTTTTTTTCCATTACGATGATACAGGCTAGCATGACGTCCTTGTCACTCACTGTCAAAAACAGTGTCAAAGAAGCAAAAGCTGAATAAAAAGAAGCATTTATCAGGGTTTGTGCTGGATtgtctataaaattccaggagtattcaagtaGTTTTCCAGAACttaaaattgagttttcaaggagtgtttgtaagaagatttctatgccatactgtacatcgtgtttcagtgttttctttgctgaaaaagcctaccttgataTTCTTTCCCACATTCTGCAAGTTAAGTGCACACACTGGCATTTAATCTTTCTCCAGTAGTCAAATTTGGGCTCCATTTTGAAATAATTCTAGCTTTATAGTATGATGCAATCTCAACCCTGCATTTAAGTTAACCATTGTTTAACTAAAAGTAGCCTCTTTGAAATAATCATTatttctaactttttttttctcacaatgaTGTGGGTCACAGCTGAAAGGCACTGTGAATTTTTATTGCATTGCTTGTGATAAAAGTAACTTCACACTTGTAATCATGTGCATGAATTAAAatgactttctttttttttgttgactcGAAACACAGCCCAGTGGAGAGACTTGATGGCTGCCTACACCCTTGTATCTTCAGGTTGTCTCCTGTTCAATCCTTCTGGAAGAACACAACTTGTCGGAATTGCCAGCACACTTCCAATGGATAACAATGTGAAGGCAAAATGCACATTTAGGGGAAAGCCAAGCTTAAGGCCCTCACTTATGGACCATGCAAAATGCTTCCAACAACCACTGGTGACACAGCCCTAAAAGTAAAAATACATCTAGCAATTAAAACAAATAACCCACAGCCACTTGCCCAGACAGACTCATGGCAAACAATTCAGCTACTGGTAACAGGTGTTAAAACTACataattgtacatgtagctataaACTCTCCGTTCTATGTCAGTTTCTGCTTCACATCATTGACAACATTGAATTTAGGGAAGCagcatgactattccgggggtgattaataataataataataatcatcatcatcatcatcatcatcatcatcatcatcatcatcatcatcatcatctttatttaaagagggtgtACACATAACAGCTAGCTTACGCTGACAAACCAGTGGCCCTCAGAAACTAAAGTTTAGTAAGTAATACATGCAAGCCTAGGATTAAAAATTTGAACTAACCTAACAAAGTATTGAAGGGTCGCAGCCAGGGTGaaacgttgaaatttaaaaaacaatctctggctttcttatcattcattttacccgtcgaagactgcagtttgggcagtcgaaagctcttAGTTTTTAATCactttagccagagatcgttttttaaaattcaaccaAAAACAAGTATAAGTATTGGGGTGATCCCCCAATGATGTAGTATGGAAGTGACGGTAAGTGCAATTCAACCAAATTAAACAAGTAAAAGACCAACAGTATGGGTGATTGGCACATGCCCAGCTCTAGTTACTAATAAATTGTAAATTGCAATCAACAATAACAAGTTATTCATGTGGCACCTTTAAGTGTTTCTAAGGAGTTTTCTGGTTTTGATTTGCAAATGTTTGAAAATCTGACAAAACACCCCTCACACCGTTCTCCAGTTCCATCAGCAATCATTTGATATGTGCTTGTCTTCTTGAGCCCAGATAGGTCACAAATTTGCAAAACACTGCAATGTCGGCAAACTTCATGTtgatcttttaattttctttgttcttgcggatatcagatatctgcTGCTTCAATACTAATGCcatattcagctgacaaattggttcctttttctcctttctcttaaatcgcaaaattatagACTGTTTATCTGTTATCGAAAGAATGGATTGCTTTTTGACGCTGTAGTTCTAAAGAGAATTATATGGTTGCAGATCTTGATCATGACTAATAAATATccatgacaaaattgggacaAGAGAAAAAGTCCAGATAATCCAGCTTTGACTGTACATTACGCAACCATCTAATATCCCATCCTAGTAACCTACTGAGTAAGTTTTGTACTATCTGAGCATAAACTAGCTTGTTTCTCACACAAAAAAcctaattcttttatttttcaccacaggcaaataaaaaatgaatgaacCCAGTATACATGGCATACATGGCGCCACCGAAATGCAAtggttcaataattattattacacgTTACAATCTCGTTATACTTGGATGTTGAAGCAGCTGTCATTGTAAGGCCACTTATGGTACCCAACATTTCACTTCTCACTGtattatttacaataattccAGTTGAACTAAATGAAAATCCAACATTCAACTTGATGAGCAGAAGAATTCCTATCAGCAAGGTCCAAAGAATTGTTGATCTAAAAAGAAGGCGAAATTATGAAATCAATCAAACAGTGAATTTTATTTGCATGAAGGACTGTACAGTATTATTAAAGTGttgattttcttgttatttaacACTTTTATTCGTACTACTGCGCACTAAAACATCGAATAACAACTCAAAATTTGCCACGAGGAGTGAACACCAATGCGAGGCtcccaaaaaacaaaacgaggCTATTTCACATAAACAATGTCAATTTGAACACTCCTTCtcattgtttttttgaaaaatgtttataGTTCATGGCTTTACCACAACTCCAGCAAGTTCACGAAGTTTAACAAATTGTCCTTTGTGTAATCCTTTGGTTAACAAGTCTGCTACCATATCATTTGTGGAACAATAGACTATGCTAACTGATTTCTTATTTACATGATCTCGTACAAAGTGATATTTGATGTCCACATGCTTCGCTCTTCCATGATAGTTAGGATTCTTTGTCATGTTGATAGCTGCTTGATTATCTTCATATACTCTCATGGGGGTCTGGGTAACTACTTTCAAGTCTACAAATAGATGTTTGAGCCACAGAGCTTCTTGTACAGCAGATGACAAAGCCATATATTCTGCTTCAGCAGTTGACAATGCAACACAAGGTTGCTTCTTGCTCCTCCAGCTAATAGCTCCACCACACAGTTGAAATAAGTAACCAGATGTTGACTTTCGATCGTTTACATCGCCTGCCCAATCGGCATCAGAGAATCCAACACACTCAGATTCCACATTGCAAGTAAAGAGTATGCCATAGTTCACAGTTCCTTTGAGATATCGTAGAATTCTCTTTAGAGCGACCCAGTGTTCTTTGGTTGGATTTGATGAGTATCTAGCCACATTGCTAACTGCAAATGCAATGTCTGGGCGTGAAACAGATGACAAGTATAACAAACTACCGACCACTGACTGATACTCAAATTGGTTATAAGGAACATTGTCAGAATCAGCTTGAGTGAGTTTTGAGTTGGGATCTGCAGGGGTAGCAACAGGTTTGCAATTTTCCATGCCAAATTTCTTGAGAATGTTTTCAGTATAAGAGGGCTAACCAATCCAAACCTTTCCATCTTCCTGAATCACTTGCATTCCAAGAAAGTACTTTAGCTCCCCCATATCCTTTACCTCAAACCTTTCGGGGATGCTTTGCTTGACTTCAGCGATTTTATCGTCAGATGGACCTGCAAGAACAATGTCGTCCACATACACTGCAATAACAAAAGGATTAGAATCATCATCAGAAACATAAATACAAGGATCACTCCGAGTTTGAACAAAACCCATAGACTTCAAGTGTTCGTCAAGTACATAGTTCCAGCATCTAGGTGATTGCTTCAATCCATAAAGACTCTTGTTCAATTTGCACACTAAATCCTTTGGGTTGTCTCATATAAACCTCTTCATCTAAGTCTCCATTGAGAAAAGCTGTAGTTACATCCATTTGATGCAGTTTCAGTCCTTGTTTAACAGACAGTCCAATAACAGTTCTTAAAGATTCAAAACGCACAACAGGACTAAATGTTTCATCATAGTCCACGCCGTGTTTCTGTGAGTAGCCTTGTGCAACAAGTCTGGCTTTACATCTCTCTACCGAACCATCAGCATTATGCTTGACACGAAAAACCCATTTACTTCCAATGGCCTTCCTTCCGTTTGGTAATTCAACAAGGTTAAAAACATTATGTTTATGGAGAGAGTCCATTTCTTGCTGCATAGCATCACGCCACAGATTTGCATCTGTCCCATTTAGAGCTTCATCTACAGTAGCTGGCTCTGTAATTCCTTCACTTGCTACTGTAACATACACTGCAATAACAAAAGGATTAGAATCATCATCAGAAACATAAATACAAGGATCACTCGGAGTCTGAACAAAACCCATAGACTTCAAGTGTTCGTCAAGTACATAGTTCCAGCATCTAGGCAGGATTGTATACAAAAACACTGTACCACGAGCAGTAGCATTTACCACCTTTCCATCTCCAAGTTGAACTTCTATGGGTTTAGTCAGTTCTTGAATGTCTCTCAGTAAACTACGATCATTTGTCATATGACAAGTTGCACCTGAATCAATAACCCACACATCATGAATGCAAACACTAGCTGCTGAAACCTGTGTCATAAGTCCCAGTCTCTCAGAATTAGATTCAGCAGTAACAACATTAGCCTTGTGGTTCTCAGATTTCGATTCTTTGTTTTCCTGCTCCTTCTCCTTCTTTAGACTCCAGCAATTACGTTTTAAATGACCAGGCTTGCCACAATGATGACACTTTGGAGGGTCTTTGGACTTCTTTCCCAACATCACTCTCTCTGGTgatgtttcaacactttcacgttcttttaatttattctcTTCATGGAATAAACGTTCAGTTACTATCTCCATACTGGGTACTTCACTATTTGCTTCTAAGGCAGTCACAAGCATATTAAACTTGTCAGGTAAACTTGCAAGTAATGTAACGActttatcttcttcttctttaggAGCGCCAATCACTGCCAGCTCGTTGAAGATTTCAGTCATTGACTTAACGTGATCTTTTACCAAGTCTTCGTCTTGAAGTCGTAAATTGTTCAGTCTTCGTCTCAATGATAACTTGTTAGCCCAGGTTTTCTTTTGGAATTGTTCCGATAGTTGTTTCCACACAATTACGGGGTCCTCGGGGTCTCCTAACAAGTACAACAACGACGTATCCACAGAAAGAACAATTATCGCCAGAGCTTTATCACGTCGAGCTTCAAACTTCGCTAACTTTTCGGCTTCCGTCGCGGCAGGGGCGACTTCAGTTCCGCTAACAATACTCCAAAGATTCTCTTTCATTAAAGCCATTCTGCATTGCATTTTCCAAGTATTATAGTTTGAACCATCCACAGGAACAACCGTGGTTGACGTGCTTCtcgcatccgccattttgaagttACCTTCACAACAACAAAATCCCTTGTTTTCGTCAATTCGACACCGTGAGAATCTTCCACGATATCTTGACTGCGCAGTGGAAGGGTCCTGGGACCATAACCTGttgattttcttgttatttaacACTTTTATTCGTACTACTGCACACTAAAACATCGAATATTAAAACAACTCAAAATTTGCCACGAGGAGTGAACACCAATGCGAGGCtcccaaaaaacaaaacgaggCTATTTCACATAAACAATGTCAATTTTAACAAAAAGAACATAGTTAAGCCAGGGCAATCAAATGGAGGCCTTTTATTGTTGTCAGTGGCATTTATATGATAATCATAATTCT
It encodes the following:
- the LOC137987469 gene encoding uncharacterized protein → MENCKPVATPADPNSKLTQADSDNVPYNQFEYQSVVGSLLYLSSVSRPDIAFAVSNVARYSSNPTKEHWVALKRILRYLKGTVNYGILFTCNVESECVGFSDADWAGDVNDRKSTSGYLFQLCGGAISWRSKKQPCVALSTAEAEYMALSSAVQEALWLKHLFVDLKVVTQTPMRVYEDNQAAINMTKNPNYHGRAKHVDIKYHFVRDHVNKKSVSIVYCSTNDMVADLLTKGLHKGQFVKLRELAGVVVKP